The following are encoded in a window of Phaseolus vulgaris cultivar G19833 chromosome 3, P. vulgaris v2.0, whole genome shotgun sequence genomic DNA:
- the LOC137808297 gene encoding triacylglycerol lipase OBL1-like, translating into METNCNCNKGFADSYMLLKPEEAGYFDLLRVLIFRNISQRKFVESHADDDLNETLGHRWLIFISILAQKLLQLMAKPLSLFGACVELLINLIALNGGVFWLVPNFIRGALVLPDPKSEKYLSVIGNLDVRVKLDAVAREGYKYYPALSMMASKASYENQAFLKTTVEDNWKMEFVGFYNCMNDYQGKTTTQVLIALDKHEDQDTYVVAFRGTEPFDADAWCTDLDISWYGIPGVGRIHGGFMKALGLQKSVGWTKEIGERDESVPPLAYYLIRDILRKALSENEKAKFIVTGHSLGGALSILFGTILCLHEETLLLERLEGIYTFGQPRVGDGVYAKYMKRKLKEHSVRYCRFVYCNDLVPRLPYDDQEMMFKHFGTCLFFNRRYELQVVEEEPNKNYFSPWCVIPMMLNAILELVRSFVIVYQSGPYYREGWFLFAFRTIGIIIPGLPAHGPQDYINSTLLGTIEKHFKVES; encoded by the exons ATGGAAACCAATTGCAACTGTAACAAGGGCTTTGCGGACAGTTACATGTTATTGAAGCCCGAAGAAGCAGGTTACTTTGATCTTCTCCGTGTCTTAATTTTCAGAAACATATCGCAAAGGAAGTTTGTGGAAAGCCATGCAGACGATGATTTGAACGAAACTTTGGGTCATCGATGGCtcatatttatttctattttggCTCAGAAGCTTTTGCAGCTTATGGCTAAGCCATTGTCACTATTTGGAGCTTGCGTTGAACTTTTGATCAACCTCATTGCCCTCAATGGTGGTGTATTCTGGCTTGTTCCTAACTTTATCAGAG gtgcaTTGGTCTTGCCCGATCCTAAATCAGAAAAATATTTGTCTGTAATTGGAAATTTGGATGTGCGAGTAAAGCTGGATGCCGTCGCGCGTGAAGGTTATAAGTACTATCCTGCACTTTCTATGATGGCTTCTAAAGCATCCTATGAGAACCAAGCTTTCCTTAAAACTACTGTGGAAGATAATTGGAAG ATGGAATTTGTCGGATTTTACAACTGCATGAATG ATTATCAAGGAAAGACCACAACTCAAGTCTTGATTGCTTTGGATAAGCATGAAGATCAAGACACATATGTTGTAGCCTTCAGAGGAACGGAACCCTTCGATGCTGATGCATGGTGCACTGATCTTGATATCTCCTGGTATGGGATTCCCGGCGTTGGGAGAATTCATGGTGGGTTTATGAAAGCCTTAGGGCTACAGAAGAGCGTTGGGTGGACAAAGGAAATTGGAGAACGAGACGAGAGTGTTCCACCCTTAGCCTACTACCTCATCAGGGACATTCTAAGAAAAGCTTTGAGCGAAAACGAAAAGGCAAAGTTCATAGTGACAGGGCACAGTTTGGGAGGAGCACTCTCAATACTGTTTGGGACGATCTTGTGTTTGCACGAGGAGACGTTGTTGTTGGAGAGGCTGGAAGGGATCTACACCTTTGGGCAACCAAGGGTTGGAGATGGAGTGTATGCAAAGTATATGAAACGAAAATTAAAGGAACATTCTGTCAGGTATTGTAGGTTTGTTTACTGCAACGACCTTGTTCCGAGGTTGCCCTACGATGACCAGGAAATGATGTTCAAGCACTTTGGGACATGTCTTTTCTTTAACAGGCGCTATGAACTTCAG GTTGTTGAAGAGGAACCGAATAAGAATTACTTCTCACCGTGGTGCGTGATACCCATGATGTTGAACGCAATCTTAGAGCTGGTAAGGAGCTTCGTTATTGTCTACCAAAGTGGACCTTACTACAGAGAAGGATGGTTTCTGTTTGCTTTCAGGACTATAGGGATAATAATACCTGGTCTACCTGCTCATGGTCCCCAAGATTACATTAATTCCACTCTTTTAGGAACCATTGAAAAGCACTTCAAAGTAGAGTCATAA